ATAGAAAAAGCAGCTTTAGAAAAACTCTACGATCCCTTAATACATCTATTGCGCAACGCTTTCGATCACGGTATAGAAGCGCCAGAAATGCGAGTTGCCCACGGTAAACCCAAAGAAGGACTGATCGAAATCAAAGCCTATCATCAGGGAAACCGCACTATAGTAGAAGTTAGCGATGATGGACAGGGGATTAATCTAGACAAGATTGGTAAAAAAATCTTAGAAAAACAACTATTATCCCCAGAACAAGTAGCCGTAGCTTCCCGAGAACAACTCTTAGACTTTATTTTTACTTCCGGATTTTCTACTGCAGAACAAGTAAGCGAACTATCGGGGCGAGGTGTGGGTTTAGACGTGGTGCACGCCCAAATGCAATCTTTAAAAGGTTCGATTACAGTTAACTCCAGCAAAGGCAAGGGTACCACCTTTACCCTCAGTTTACCATTGACTCTGACGATCGCTAAACTTTTAGTCTGTCTGGTGGGTTCTACCGCTGTGGCTTTACCCTCTGATAGTATCGAAGAGATTATTATCCCTCAAACAGAACAAGTCAAAATTTCTGGAACACAACGCTTTTTACAGCTTGGCAATCAAATCATTCCCGCTCATAATTTGAGAGACTTACTCCCTTACAATTGTCCGGTTACGCAAACTTTTGATAGTAAGATTCTACTCTCGGTACCCATACCAGAAGACTGGGCTTTACCCTTTTTGATTTTACGTCGGGGACATCAAGTTTATGCTCTAGAAGTCGATCGCCTGCTCACAGAACAAGAGTTAGTGATCAAACCCTTTAGTTCTACTATAGCTCCCCCTAGTTATGCTTATGGTTGTACTATTCTCGGCGATGGTAGTTTGATTCCTGTAATTAATGGCGCGATCCTCCTAGAGATGATGGTAGAGAGAGAAATTGCCCCTAATCCAGTTAAAATCTCCATACCGGATGGTTTAAATACCGTAAAAACCACCACTATTTTAGTAGTAGATGATTCAGCGGCCATGCGACGTACACTAGCTTTAACTCTAGAAAAAGCCAATTATCGCATTCTCAGCGCTAAAGATGGACGAGAAGCTCTAGATCAACTACATAAGAACTCAGGTATAAATCTCGTTATCTGTGATATAGAAATGCCCATTATGAATGGTTTTGAATTCTTAACTCAGCGTCGTCGCGATCAGGAATTCTTAAAAATACCCGTAGCGATGCTCACCTCTCGCAGTAACGATAAACATCGTCGTCTAGCGATGCAACTCGGGGCTGATGCGTATTTTACTAAGCCCTATATTGAACAAGAATTTCTCAAGTCGATTCAACAAATGATTACTCCAACAACCCCAGAATCACTTGCAAGTACAGGCAATAACTATGAGCGCAAATAATAAATTGTTGAAAATTGTACTGTTTAAGGTAGGTTCTCTTTATTTAGCCTTTAACATTGACGCCGTACAAAAAGTAACTAGATATACCCCAGTACTCAGCAGCGGACTGAATCATTTTGGTGTGGTTAGTCTCGACGATCGCGAAATCACAGTCGTTGATCTACACAAGCGTTTATTTCACACACCTCAACCGCGCCCCACAACAACAGGGGGGTATTTACTGCTAGTCAAAAATAGTCAGGGGGAGTCTTTCGCGATTGTGGTGGGAGAAACTCCCTCCCTAATAGACGTACCTACATCTCAAGTGCGTGCCCTCCCCGAATCCTATCGCCGCGCTGATACTCTGGAAATCGCCACCCACGTCACTATTCTCTCTCGCGGTGGGGAAAAGTTGACCGCTTTTTTACTCGATACGGATCAATTAGTTCCCCCAATTCCTTCTTTGGGCTGAATAAAATTGCATTTCTAATAGGAGAATTAAATTATGATACTAGAGGATTACTTTGAGTTTCTCAGTAAGGATGATATCCGCATTAAAGGCACAAGAATTGGCGCAAAGCCGAGCAGCAAAAAGCTGTCAATTTACTTTCATCTTTAGCTTAAAGGAGGCTCTACTATGTCCACAGTTACAGAAAATGACCTTAAAGATTTAAGAACATTGATTGAGACTAAGTTTGAAAAGGTAGATGGGAGATTTGAAAAGATAGATGAGAGATTAGGAAAGGTAGATGAAAGATTAGAAAAGATAGATGGGAGATTAGAAAAGATAGATGAGAGATTTGAAAAAATAAATGAAAATATTAACGAGTTAAAAGTAGACCTTTCTGCTTTAAAAGCGGAGATTACCACTAATAATAAAAGATTAGATAACACAGATTTTATTATTAGATCTATTTTCGTAGGAATTGTAGTAACTTTATCTAGCTCAGTTTTAATAGGGGTTTGGAAATTGCTTTTACCCTTATTCCCAAATCTTTAACGGCTCTCCCGTACCTAGGGTGATAAGCAAAAGTTATTGGTTATAGGCAAAAGGCAAAAGGCAAAAGAGAAGAAAGTGTAATTTTATATACAATTTACCCCATAATGTTGAAAGAGCCCAGTCAGCTTTCAGTTATAGCAGTCGCCATTACTATTAGGACACTTTTCCTATTCCCTATTCCTTCCTATTTCCTGTTCCCTGTTCCCTAAAACGATAACTGGCGATCGCCCACCAGATACCCGTTGTTCCTATTCCTGGTGTCACCGCCGGGATTACCGCTCTGGCTGTTTCGGGTTTAAATAGCGATCGCTTTGTCTTTGAAGGCTTTTTACCTACCAAAAGCAAACTCAACTTCAGTAAGATAGATCTACAATTAATTTATTATCACCAAACCAATGAATCCCGTTGTGATAAAACCCTCAGCTTGGCTAACCAAAGGAATCCGAACCGAAAAAATCAATCATCTGACACTCTTTAAATTTACTGAAGAATTGGGTAATCGTTTACAAGAACTACTTGATAAGAAAAAGGCTGATAATCTTAATCCAGAAGAAACAATCGAATTAGAAGCCATCAGCGAATTAGATACCATTTTCAGTTATATTAACGCTACTATCGCTTCTCAATCGTGACGATTCCTAAAAAAGTTTTAGATTTAGTACGAGAACGGGCACATTATCGCTGTGAGTATTGTCATTATTTTGAATTTCTTAGCACATCTCCTTTGACTATTGATCATATTTTGCCAAAATCGATAGGTGGAACAGATGATATAAATAATCTCGCTTTAGCTTGTCGTCGTTGTAATGAACGTCACTACAATTTCGTCTTAGGAATTGATCCGGAAACTCAGCAAGAAGTTTCTTTATTCAATCCCCGGTTTTCACAATGGTCAGATCATTTTCTGTGGACAGTCGATGGAACCAAAATTATCGGTATTAGTGCTATTGGTCGAGCCACTTGCGATCGCTTGGATCTGAATGACGAACGACGTAATGATCGCTTTATTCAAAGATCTCGAAGCTTGTGGAAACAAGGAGGTTGGCATCCTCCCAAAGATGATCCTTCCCTTTAGATTATTATCTCCTTATGACTCTTTATCTCGTCGGTACTCCCATCGGTAACCTGGAGGATATGACTTTTAGAGCGGTGCGCATTTTACAGAACGTCGATCGCATCGCTTCTGAAGATACCCGTCATACCGCTAAGTTATTACAGCATTTTCAGATTACCACACCCCAAATTAGCTATCATCACCATAATCGCAAATCCCGCACTCCTGAGTTAATCGCTCTCTTACTTCAAGGTAAAAGCATCGCTCTAGTCACTGACGCGGGAATGCCCACTATTTCTGATCCCGGCGTCGATTTGGTGCAAGAGGCGATCGCCCACCAGATACCCGTTGTTCCTATCCCTGGTGTCACCGCTGCAATTACCGCTCTAGCTGTTTCGGGTTTGAATAGCGATCGCTTTGTCTTTGAGGGGTTTTTACCCACCAAAAGCAAACTCAGACGCGAGCTTTTGCAACAACTCCAGGGGGAAGTTCGCACTCTCATTTTTTACGAAGCTCCCCACCGTCTTATCTCTACCCTCGAGGATTTTTTGGAGAGCTTTGAGAGCGATCGCACCTTAGTTCTAGCCCGCGAGTTAACTAAACTTCATGAAGAACTTTGGCGCGGTACTCTACAACAAGCTCTGGATTATCATCAAAATCGCGAACCCAAGGGAGAATATACCATCGTCCTCGCCGGGGCTACCCAGTCAGAAACGAGCTACTTAAACGAAAATCAGCTTAAACAAGAGCTAGAAAGACTAACAGCTCAGGGAATGACTTTAACTCAAGCTAGTCGGGAATTAACCCCATTTACCACCCTTTCGCGCCGAGAAATTTATCAACTAGCTTTGGCAAAAAAATTTTTTGCTGAGGGTGATAGGAAATGATGGAAAACTGGGTATGTTCTAAATAGAAAGAAAAAAACTTATTTTCACCAGCCCCCTAAAGGAGAAAAAATCATGAGATCCGATTTACAATTCAAACTACTCTCTCACCTAAACAACAAACAACAAGAAAAAGGTTTCACCTTAATTGAACTCCTAGTTGTTGTAATTATCATCGGTGTTCTCGCTGCTGTTGCTCTACCCAACCTCCTCAAACAAGTTGGTAAAGCTAGAGAAACCGAACTCAAAAACGCAGTTGGTACCGTTAACAGAGCTCAGCAATCCTATCACTTTGAAAGACAATCATTTGCTGATTCCGTGAGCTTGTTGGGTGTTACTCTTCCCGATGAATATATCAGTAACGCTCTCGATGTAGTTACTGCTGGTGGTACCTCAGATTTTGCGGATGTACAACCTGAAAACTCTAACTTCACCGACGACGGTACCAGAGCTTATTCCGGTCGTATTGAGTATTCTACTGGGGAATATGCTCAAATTATGTGCCAATCCGATGAAAACCTCCAGGTACTAGATGCGCCCACAAGTGCTGATGCGTGTCCTACTGGTTCTGTAGAAGTTCGTTAAAAATTATTGTTTGTCTTGATTTGATTTTAAACTTAGCTCTCTCGTGAGAAGCCTAAAGCTTAATTTATTGAGGTGCTGATAAAAAGAAATAAGCGTGAGATAAATCACGACAAACAAAGGACGTGCTATCATTTAAAAAAAGTCGGGCTGGAACTGTTCCTGACTATAAATTGGCGGAGTGGGAAAGTTACAAAGTTTAAAACTGATAGTACCACAAAGCAAGTTCTGGAAGTCTTAAAGGGATGCCAGAAGCCTAAACTGTAATCGATAGATTCAGTGTAGCTAGTTCACACAAAACTCTCGGTTTAGTGGAGGCGTGGTTTGTTCCTCTGATTTCTCAGAAAAAAAAAGAGGTGACAAGTCACGCTATTTTTTATGAAACTTGCTGTTATTTTCCAGCCCAAGCCTTGCTCTTCTTTAAATCTTACACCCCACACCCAGACTCAAGCAGTCACTGATGACAAAAAGGCAAGTCAAGGTTTTACCCTGATGGAATTGATGATTGTCATGTTATTCCTTTCCCTTTTTAGCGTGATAGCTTTACCCAACCTACTTAAACAAGGAGGAAAAGCGAGGGAAGTGGAATTCAAAAACGTCATTGGTACCGTCAACCGCGCTCAACAAGCTTATCACTGGGAACGAAAAATCTTTGCCGAAGGAGCAGACGACCAAGCTACGTTAGAACGACTAAACGTAAGATTTAACAATCACTACATTAGTAGCTACAATATCGATGCTCACGATGGTTCCATCCCCTATGCTACCATAGCTCCTAGTAACGCCAATTACCAAAGAGATCAAACTAGGGCTTATTCGGGCCTGACGTCCTTTGACAATGGTGTTTACGCAACCTATATCTGTCAATCTAATGACATCACGGAATTAACCCCCGTACCCAATTTACCCCCGGCTTCTATCTGTGGTACCGATGCCGAGCGCATCAGATGATATTATTATGAACATTAAATCAAAGTTTAAAACTAAATTATTGTTTTACTTACTGGGTAAGCAATCCACGCTCGGGTTTACCCTGTTGGAACTGATGATCGTGATGATTTTCTTGAGTATTTTTGCGGCGATCGCCTTGCCTAACTTGGTTAAACAGGCGGGAAAAGCCAGAGAAGTAGAATTTAAACATGCTATCGGTACGGTTAACCGCGCTCAACAAGCCTACCATTGGGAAAAAGGCTTCTTCGTTCAAGGTACCGACGACGCTGATAGTATCAGACTACTCAATTTAGGCTTTGATAACAGCTATATTGATTCTTATAACATCGTTGCCAATAGTAGCGAAGCGACGATCGCTCCAACTAATCCCAACTATCAACAAGATCAAACTAGAGCTTACTCTGGAGGAGCGTATTATGATACTGGCTCCTATAGTGTGATTATTTGTCAATCCAATGAGGTTATCGATGGTATAGATGCTCCCTTAAGCGATAGCGATTGTGGCGAAAACGAAAGACTGCGATGAAGAATTATTGGTTTCAATTCTGGTTGGTATTCTTAATTAGTTTGGGTGGAGTCGTTATTTTGCAACTACCCAGAGCTAATGAAAATAAGTCTTCCTTAACGCAAGAGCAAGCGATCCAAGAAGAACAACAGAAAAAACTGCGTTTAGATTTATTTAAACAACTACCCCATTTCGGTTATCAGAATCTCCTCGCTAACTGGGTATTTTTAGACTTTGTTCAATACTACGGTGATGGTGCAGCAAGAGAGCTTACCGGGAATACCCTGAGTAAAGACTATTTTCGTGCGGTAGTTAATAAAGATCCGCGCTTTGTTGATTCTTATTTCATTCTAGCTCCCGCTACCTCTATCTTTGGTGGAGATCCCATCGAAAGCATCGCTCTGATGGACCAAGGTTTACAGTACATAGCTCCAGAAGCAGATTTAGCGTATCAAGTTTGGATTTACAAGGCGATCGACGAGACTCTCTTTCTGGGTGATAATCAAAAGGCGAGACAATCTTATTTAACCGCCGCAGAGTGGAGTGGATATCATAACACTGACGCGGCTAGAATAGCAGAGCAAAGAGCCACAGAAACAGCCAAATTTCTGGCTACTAATCCCGACAATAAACTGGTACAAGCGAGCGCTTGGGTGTTCGTCTATTCCAATGCTAGAGACGATCAAACCCGTGAATTAGCTTTAGAAAAAATTAAGCAAACGGGCGCCGAAGTGATCATTACTCCTAGCCGTATATCGGTTAAAATGCCAGAAACCTCTAATTAGGATCCTCTGCTAAAAATTCATTGAATATTATTATGGCTTGGCATTCAGAAGTAGCTCCATTGTTAACCAAGGGAAATTATCCTGCAATTATTGAGTTTTATGAAGCTCAGATCGCTCAAGAACCTGAAAATATATCTCTCTATTGGTATTTGGGCTTAGCTTATTTACTCTCGGAACAATCCGCCGAAGCTGCAGGTACTTGGTTAAGCGTCTTTACCGAAGGCGACGAAGCTACTATAGACGCATGGACAAAAGAATTAGTAGCTATTTTAAATGCAGAAGCACTGCATCAAGTTGAACTTCAAAATCACCAGTTAGCTTGGTTAATTCGTCAACAAATTCTCGAGTTAGCACCTGATTCCCTGGAGAATATACTGCGTTTGATACAGTCGGAAATCAGTTTGCAACGTTATCAACCTCATTATTTTATTAAAGATAAAGAAGTAATCGAGTTATTAACTAAAAGTGAACCAGGTTCTGTTGATTCAGACTTAGTCTTGCAAGTCTTAAAAGATGTGCTTCAATTTCCTAATTCAAGTTCGGTAGATTTTGCTCGAGCTGTCTTTAACTATCATCAGGATAAACAAGCGATCGCCATAACCATTAACGAGATAGCCGATCACATGGCTTATGAGCAAAGGTATGTCGACTATTCACTCGATTTGAATAAAATTCTGCTGGACAACGAACCAGATAACCTCGCTTACCACACTCAGCGTTTCTGGTATTTTTCTAAAATCGAAGCGATGGATCAAGCTCTCTTGGTAGCGGAAGAATTTCAGCGACGAGCGCATAACGTTCTCACGAAAGTATACGCTAGTTATCTCCTCCTTCACATCATCATCAGACAAGCTAACTGGTCAAGGGTAATGGATTTAGCCGAGGGACATAAGCAGTTGATTAAAGATATGACCTCGGAAAAACCCCTGTTGGTTCCCCGCTATCTTAAAGACTATTTTATTGTTCTCGCTCAACCTTTGCTCTATATAGAAGATAACCCTAAGGAAAATCGCTCTTTATTTAACG
This is a stretch of genomic DNA from Gloeocapsa sp. PCC 73106. It encodes these proteins:
- a CDS encoding chemotaxis protein CheW; the encoded protein is MSANNKLLKIVLFKVGSLYLAFNIDAVQKVTRYTPVLSSGLNHFGVVSLDDREITVVDLHKRLFHTPQPRPTTTGGYLLLVKNSQGESFAIVVGETPSLIDVPTSQVRALPESYRRADTLEIATHVTILSRGGEKLTAFLLDTDQLVPPIPSLG
- a CDS encoding HNH endonuclease, which gives rise to MTIPKKVLDLVRERAHYRCEYCHYFEFLSTSPLTIDHILPKSIGGTDDINNLALACRRCNERHYNFVLGIDPETQQEVSLFNPRFSQWSDHFLWTVDGTKIIGISAIGRATCDRLDLNDERRNDRFIQRSRSLWKQGGWHPPKDDPSL
- the rsmI gene encoding 16S rRNA (cytidine(1402)-2'-O)-methyltransferase is translated as MTLYLVGTPIGNLEDMTFRAVRILQNVDRIASEDTRHTAKLLQHFQITTPQISYHHHNRKSRTPELIALLLQGKSIALVTDAGMPTISDPGVDLVQEAIAHQIPVVPIPGVTAAITALAVSGLNSDRFVFEGFLPTKSKLRRELLQQLQGEVRTLIFYEAPHRLISTLEDFLESFESDRTLVLARELTKLHEELWRGTLQQALDYHQNREPKGEYTIVLAGATQSETSYLNENQLKQELERLTAQGMTLTQASRELTPFTTLSRREIYQLALAKKFFAEGDRK
- a CDS encoding type IV pilin-like G/H family protein, with product MRSDLQFKLLSHLNNKQQEKGFTLIELLVVVIIIGVLAAVALPNLLKQVGKARETELKNAVGTVNRAQQSYHFERQSFADSVSLLGVTLPDEYISNALDVVTAGGTSDFADVQPENSNFTDDGTRAYSGRIEYSTGEYAQIMCQSDENLQVLDAPTSADACPTGSVEVR
- a CDS encoding type IV pilin-like G/H family protein, which gives rise to MKLAVIFQPKPCSSLNLTPHTQTQAVTDDKKASQGFTLMELMIVMLFLSLFSVIALPNLLKQGGKAREVEFKNVIGTVNRAQQAYHWERKIFAEGADDQATLERLNVRFNNHYISSYNIDAHDGSIPYATIAPSNANYQRDQTRAYSGLTSFDNGVYATYICQSNDITELTPVPNLPPASICGTDAERIR
- a CDS encoding type IV pilin-like G/H family protein; translation: MNIKSKFKTKLLFYLLGKQSTLGFTLLELMIVMIFLSIFAAIALPNLVKQAGKAREVEFKHAIGTVNRAQQAYHWEKGFFVQGTDDADSIRLLNLGFDNSYIDSYNIVANSSEATIAPTNPNYQQDQTRAYSGGAYYDTGSYSVIICQSNEVIDGIDAPLSDSDCGENERLR